Genomic window (Fodinibius salicampi):
TTCGCCATTTAGGTAGGCAGCACAGGGAAATATGCGGTTTTGGTCCAAAAGAATCGCCTCGACCATCTGTGCGGCAGCAGCGCCCGGTGCGTACCAAGCGGAAGTCCCCATCAATTCTACCAGCTCACCCCCACCACCTTTGGTGCGTTCTACAATTTCTTCAAGTTTATCCTCATCAATAAATTGGGTTACCGGCATTCCACCAATGGTAGTAAAGCGGGGCAGAGGTACCATAGTGTCTCCGTGTCCGCCCAGTAAAAGTGCCTGAATATCTTTTGGAGAGACCTCCAGTTCTTCTGCCAGGAAAGAACGATAGCGGGCCGTATCAAGAATTCCTGCCATACCCATTACCCGGTTAGAATCCAGTCCACTTGTTTCATAGGCTACCTGGGCCATCACATCAAGGGGATTGGAAACAACAATAATGATCGTGTTGGGGGAGTGTGCAATGAGCTGCTCGGTAACAGACTGTACAATATTGGCGTTAGTCTCAAGCAGATCATCCCGACTCATACCCGGTCGACGCGGTACCCCGGCTGTAATTACACACACATCCGATCCTGCAGTGTCTTCATAATCTACTGTTCCGGTAAGCTTTGTATCAAATTTGTGAATGGGAGAGGATTCCCACTGGTCAAGGGCACGTCCCTTGGAAGGATATATCTTTTCACCGTTATGTTCTTGTACGATATCTACCATTACTACTTCTTTAGCAAAGTCGCGCTGTGCTACTGCCATTGATACGGTAGAGCCGACATTCCCACCGGCACCGACTACTGTAACTTTCATGTGACTATTTGTTTTAGGAGTTAAAATTTCAGTCTAAAGATAACGGTAAAATTGTTGAATATCAGGACTGAAAAGAAGCTTTAAAAGAGAGGATCGGATATGGACAGATAACCTGTAATATTTTAAAC
Coding sequences:
- the mdh gene encoding malate dehydrogenase, with the protein product MKVTVVGAGGNVGSTVSMAVAQRDFAKEVVMVDIVQEHNGEKIYPSKGRALDQWESSPIHKFDTKLTGTVDYEDTAGSDVCVITAGVPRRPGMSRDDLLETNANIVQSVTEQLIAHSPNTIIIVVSNPLDVMAQVAYETSGLDSNRVMGMAGILDTARYRSFLAEELEVSPKDIQALLLGGHGDTMVPLPRFTTIGGMPVTQFIDEDKLEEIVERTKGGGGELVELMGTSAWYAPGAAAAQMVEAILLDQNRIFPCAAYLNGEYGHKDLFLGVPVKLGKGGIKEIIEVDLNDEEQQLLDTSANHVHSVLDNFRKLMNK